One genomic window of Fusarium keratoplasticum isolate Fu6.1 chromosome 3, whole genome shotgun sequence includes the following:
- a CDS encoding Abhydrolase-3 domain-containing protein → MPVQFSIWEKLKLAFRLTCLAPWQIFVSIVRSLTIAWVRGIPVRMFIVCAAVKVFLGTFSPRQIQYVSLSTKDAYKSWMERRTAKAKKAGNTEAIERLSYDIEPLEDGHSSLLWMGNRRKAKKIVLFFHGGGYIAALLPGHLEWCWRAYVAAGVEMKTEVAVAVLQYTLCPEARYPVQLRQAASGLAHLLRQGVRPRDIVIGGDSAGGNLTAQLLRHLAEPHPTVPRVILSEPLLGAFLVSPWVTRRTNDASFSENSWIDMLSAPTVDKCTKELLGPTETDENHEKSAILACPLDGDKSWMNGITSILDRMFVTVGSHEVFRDQAAAFVHEVQQSNPGLNVQFALQRRQAHDFILLEAQEERDGECILEMKEWMKDVLAVTIQHRSE, encoded by the exons ATGCCTGTTCAATTTTCCATATGGGAGAAGCTTAAGCTAGCTTTCCGTTTAACATGTCTCG CACCCTGGCAGATATTCGTCTCCATTGTACGCTCCCTCACGATCGCCTGGGTCAGAGGCATCCCAGTACGCATGTTTATTGTGTGCGCAGCCGTCAAAGTGTTTCTCGGAACTTTCTCTCCCCGGCAGATTCAGTATGTGTCTCTCTCAACCAAAGATGCATACAAATCATGGATGGAGCGAAGAACtgccaaggcaaagaaggccgGGAATACTGAAGCTATCGAAAGACTTTCCTACGATATAGAGCCTCTAGAGGACGGGCATTCGTCACTCCTTTGGATGGGTAATCGACGGAAAGCAAAGAAGATCGTTCTGTTCTTCCATGGTGGTGGATATATCGCCGCATTGTTGCCTGGGCATTTGGAATGGTGTTGGAGAGCCTACGTCGCTGCGGGTGTCGAGATGAAAACCGAAGTCGCTGTGGCAGTCCTCCAATACACGCTCTGTCCCGAGGCGAGATATCCGGTTCAACTCCGCCAGGCTGCCAGCGGCTTGGCCCATCTTCTACGCCAAGGAGTCCGTCCTCGAGACATTGTTATTGGAGGAGATTCTGCGGGAGGAAACTTGACAGCTCAGCTACTGAGGCACCTTGCTGAGCCACATCCCACAGTCCCAAGAGTTATCTTGTCCGAGCCACTGCTGGGTGCATTCCTTGTCTCACCATGGGTGACTCGACGCACCAATGATGCTTCGTTCTCGGAAAACTCTTGGATTGATATGCTTTCGGCTCCGACTGTGGATAAGTGTACTAAAGAGCTACTGGGCCCTACAGAAACCGACGAGAATCACGAAAAGTCGGCCATCCTCGCCTGCCCCCTAGACGGGGATAAGTCTTGGATGAATGGAATCACTTCTATTCTTGATCGAATGTTCGTCACCGTTGGAAGCCACGAGGTCTTCCGAGACCAAGCGGCGGCTTTCGTTCATGAGGTGCAACAGTCAAACCCGGGGCTGAATGTACAGTTCGCGTTGCAGAGGAGGCAAGCCCATGACTTTATCTTGTTGGAGGCTCAAGAGGAACGTGACGGAGAATGTATCCTGGAAATGAAGGAATGGATGAAAGATGTGTTGGCAGTGACGATTCAGCATCGGTCGGAGTGA